One Erpetoichthys calabaricus chromosome 9, fErpCal1.3, whole genome shotgun sequence genomic region harbors:
- the LOC114656956 gene encoding calcium-binding mitochondrial carrier protein SCaMC-2-B isoform X5: MDKNGTMTIDWNEWRDYHLLHPADNIPEIILYWKHSTIFDVGESLTVPDEFTAEEKQTGMWWRHLVAGGVAGAVSRSCTAPLDRLKVLMQVHGSRSNKMCVMGGFAQMIREGGIRSLWRGNGINVIKIAPESAIKFMAYEQIKRLIGSNQETLGILERFVAGSLAGAIAQSSIYPMEVLKTRLALRRTGQYSGIANCAKHIFQKEGLKAFYKGYIPNMLGIIPYAGIDLAVYETLKNSWLQRYATNSADPGVFVLLACGTISSSCGQLASYPLALVRTRMQAQASVEGAPQMSMSRLFGHILRTEGAYGLYRGLAPNFMKVIPAVSISYVVYENLKMTLGVQSH, encoded by the exons ATGGACAAAAATGGGACAATGACCATTGACTGGAATGAATGGAGAGACTACCATTTATTACACCCGGCAGACAACATTCCTGAAATTATCCTCTACTGGAAGCACTCCACG atatttgatgtgggtgaaaGCTTGACTGTTCCAGATGAGTTCACTGCTGAGGAGAAACAAACTGGAATGTGGTGGCGGCACCTGGTGGCTGGAGGAGTAGCAGGAGCAGTATCCCGGTCGTGCACTGCCCCACTTGACCGCTTGAAGGTGTTAATGCAG gttCATGGCTCCAGAAGCAACAAGATGTGTGTTATGGGTGGATTTGCTCAGATGATTCGTGAAGGTGGCATAAGATCTCTCTGGAGAGGGAATGGGATTAATGTTATCAAAATTGCCCCTGAATCTGCCATAAAGTTCATGGCCTACGAGCAG ATCAAACGTTTAATAGGCAGCAATCAAGAGACTCTGGGAATACTGGAAAGATTCGTAGCTGGCTCCTTGGCAGGAGCAATTGCACAGAGCAGCATTTACCCAATGGAG GTGCTGAAGACTAGACTTGCATTGCGAAGGACTGGTCAGTATTCTGGAATTGCAAATTGTGCAAAGCACATTTTCCAGAAAGAAGGCCTTAAGGCTTTCTACAAGGGCTACATTCCAAACATGCTTGGGATCATCCCCTATGCTGGTATTGACCTAGCTGTGTATGAG aCTTTGAAAAACTCTTGGCTACAGCGTTATGCCACAAATAGTGCTGATCCTGGAGTTTTTGTCCTCCTTGCCTGTGGTACCATCTCAAGCTCTTGCGGACAGCTTGCCAGCTACCCCTTAGCATTGGTCAGAACACGAATGCAAGCACAAG cctCTGTAGAAGGAGCCCCTCAGATGTCAATGTCTAGACTTTTTGGACACATTTTAAGGACTGAAGGAGCTTATGGGCTATATCGAGGCCTGGCACCTAACTTTATGAAGGTCATACCAGCTGTCAGCATCAGTTACGTCGTGTATGAGAATCTGAAAATGACCCTAGGAGTCCAATCTCATTGA